One Benincasa hispida cultivar B227 chromosome 5, ASM972705v1, whole genome shotgun sequence genomic window carries:
- the LOC120078282 gene encoding nuclear transcription factor Y subunit C-2-like, with protein MDQSERSQHHQQSQQPAGSVGAGQLPYSNPYQTAPMVASGTPAITIPPTQPPSSFSNSPHQLAYQQAQHFHHQQQQQQQQQLQMFWANQMQEIEQTTDFKNHSLPLARIKKIMKADEDVRMISAEAPVIFAKACEMFILELTLRSWIHTEENKRRTLQKNDIAAAISRTDVFDFLVDIIPRDELKEEGLGITKASIPVVGSPADLPYYYVPSQHPVGATGMIMGKQLDQVNMYGGTAQQPRPSMPFMPWPHTQPQQQQQTQQQSDA; from the coding sequence ATGGACCAATCAGAGCGTTCTCAGCATCACCAACAATCACAGCAGCCTGCAGGCAGTGTCGGTGCAGGCCAATTACCATATTCTAATCCTTACCAAACAGCTCCGATGGTAGCTTCCGGGACTCCTGCTATTACGATTCCCCCAACTCAGCCACCATCCAGTTTCTCCAATTCACCACACCAGCTGGCCTACCAGCAGGCCCAGCACTTCCACCACCAGCAACAGCAGCAGCAGCAACAACAGCTCCAAATGTTTTGGGCAAACCAAATGCAAGAGATTGAACAAACAACTGACTTTAAGAACCACAGTCTCCCCCTTGCTCGAATCAAGAAAATAATGAAAGCGGATGAAGACGTCCGAATGATTTCCGCTGAAGCACCAGTTATATTTGCAAAGGCATGTGAAATGTTCATCTTGGAGTTGACTCTGCGATCCTGGATTCATACAGAAGAGAACAAAAGAAGAACTTTACAGAAGAACGATATTGCAGCTGCAATTTCAAGGACTGATGTCTTCGATTTCTTGGTTGATATTATTCCTAGAGATGAACTGAAAGAAGAAGGTCTCGGAATCACAAAAGCTTCTATTCCGGTCGTTGGTTCCCCAGCTGATCTTCCTTATTACTATGTTCCATCGCAGCATCCGGTGGGTGCTACAGGGATGATCATGGGTAAGCAATTAGATCAAGTGAACATGTATGGTGGCACTGCCCAACAGCCTCGACCATCGATGCCTTTCATGCCGTGGCCACATACTCAACCTCAGCAGCAGCAACAAACTCAGCAGCAAAGTGATGCATAG